In Anaerolineales bacterium, one DNA window encodes the following:
- the ruvA gene encoding Holliday junction branch migration protein RuvA, with the protein MIATLRGEVSQIEENALIVEVGGVGLRVLVPAPLRANAQAGEMIFLFTHLAVREDALTLYGFESQADRDLFNILLGVDGVGPKVALSVLSTLTLETIQRAIFAGEEELLGKVPGVGKKTAQKMALHLKDKLKPTDALAKVAAMADYDSEVLAALTSLGYSVVEAQAAIQSIPKDAPKDVEERLRVALQHFQ; encoded by the coding sequence ATGATAGCAACCTTGCGCGGAGAAGTTTCCCAGATCGAAGAAAACGCCCTGATCGTCGAAGTCGGCGGGGTGGGACTGCGAGTCCTCGTCCCTGCGCCCCTGCGGGCGAATGCCCAGGCGGGGGAAATGATCTTTCTGTTCACCCATCTCGCAGTCCGCGAAGATGCGTTGACATTGTATGGATTTGAGTCCCAGGCAGATCGCGACCTCTTCAACATCCTGCTCGGCGTGGACGGCGTTGGTCCGAAAGTCGCGCTTTCCGTGCTATCCACCCTGACGCTGGAGACCATCCAGCGCGCCATCTTTGCGGGTGAAGAGGAATTATTAGGGAAAGTGCCCGGCGTGGGAAAGAAGACCGCGCAGAAAATGGCGCTGCATCTCAAAGATAAACTCAAGCCGACCGACGCGCTTGCCAAAGTTGCTGCAATGGCGGACTACGACAGCGAAGTCCTTGCCGCATTAACTTCACTTGGGTATTCAGTGGTCGAAGCGCAAGCCGCCATTCAATCCATCCCAAAGGATGCGCCGAAAGACGTGGAAGAGCGTTTACGCGTGGCGTTGCAGCATTTTCAGTAA
- the ruvC gene encoding crossover junction endodeoxyribonuclease RuvC encodes MTLALGIDPGTATTGYGLVRLLPDGELVAVSYGIISTPKDATPPARLEMLFNDLTKLLKKYKPETAAVEKLFFSRNITTALAVGQARGVVMLCLQKAGIEPFEYTPNEVKQAVAGYGSADKRQVQEMVRALLQLDKIPKPDDAADALAIAITHLNTARYD; translated from the coding sequence ATGACTCTTGCCCTCGGAATTGACCCCGGCACCGCCACCACAGGCTACGGACTCGTGCGCCTCCTGCCGGACGGGGAACTGGTCGCTGTTTCCTACGGCATTATCTCCACCCCAAAGGACGCCACCCCGCCCGCCCGGCTTGAGATGTTGTTCAATGACCTGACGAAGTTGTTGAAGAAATACAAACCCGAAACCGCGGCCGTGGAAAAACTGTTCTTTTCGAGAAACATCACGACCGCCCTCGCAGTGGGACAGGCGCGCGGTGTGGTCATGCTCTGCCTGCAAAAAGCGGGCATTGAGCCCTTCGAATACACGCCCAATGAAGTAAAACAAGCCGTGGCCGGCTACGGCTCCGCGGACAAGCGCCAGGTGCAGGAAATGGTGCGCGCGCTGCTGCAACTCGACAAGATCCCCAAACCTGACGATGCCGCCGATGCGCTGGCAATCGCCATCACGCATTTGAATACAGCGAGATATGATTAA
- a CDS encoding IS5 family transposase (programmed frameshift), translating to MNYKTIAHLKGSDFKRLTGVQRETFEQMLTVIEKGLRDFGRPPKLSRADQLLMTLMYWREYRTEFHIAQSYGVSEATVCRTIRKVEEALVRSKKFRLPGKKALQASDTVFEVVLVDVSEQPVERPKKGQKRHYSGKKKRHTQKAQVMADRKSTQIITTAFSHGSKHDFQLFKDDACEFSEHLRILADAGYQGLMEFHQNSQTPFKKSKYHALTKREKQSNRSLARKRIVIEHIFRKLKVFRILSERYRNRRKRFALRFNLIAAIYNLELNSI from the exons ATGAACTATAAGACAATCGCACATCTCAAAGGTAGTGACTTCAAACGGCTAACTGGCGTCCAGCGCGAAACCTTCGAGCAGATGCTCACAGTCATTGAGAAAGGGCTGCGAGACTTCGGGAGACCGCCAAAACTGAGCCGAGCCGATCAGTTGTTGATGACCTTGATGTACTGGCGAGAATATCGCACAGAATTTCATATTGCGCAATCCTATGGTGTCAGTGAAGCAACCGTTTGCCGCACCATTCGCAAGGTAGAGGAGGCCTTAGTCCGTTCAAAAAAGTTTCGTTTGCCTGGCAAAAAGGCACTCCAAGCCAGTGACACGGTGTTCGAGGTAGTGCTGGTTGATGTCAGCGAACAGCCAGTGGAACGTCCAAAAAAAG GCCAAAAACGGCATTACAGTGGCAAAAAGAAGCGTCACACCCAAAAAGCGCAGGTGATGGCTGATCGAAAAAGTACCCAAATCATAACCACCGCCTTTAGTCATGGAAGCAAACACGACTTCCAACTGTTCAAAGACGATGCCTGTGAGTTCTCTGAACATCTGCGTATTCTGGCAGATGCGGGCTATCAAGGATTGATGGAGTTTCATCAGAACAGTCAAACACCCTTCAAGAAATCCAAATACCATGCTCTGACGAAACGAGAGAAACAGAGCAATCGAAGCTTGGCACGGAAACGGATTGTGATTGAGCATATATTCCGTAAGTTGAAAGTGTTTCGCATTTTGAGCGAGAGGTATCGCAATCGTAGAAAGAGATTTGCTTTGCGCTTCAACCTGATTGCTGCTATTTACAACCTTGAACTCAACTCAATTTGA
- a CDS encoding YebC/PmpR family DNA-binding transcriptional regulator has translation MSGHSKWSTIKRKKGAADAKRGAIFTRLAREITIAAREGGDPDVNFRLRLAVDKARAENMPKDNIERAIKKGTGEDKEGTVFEEITFEGYGPHGSALMVTCVTDNRNRTVPDMRHAFTKTGGNMAEPGAVGWQFDRKAYFSFPSGQLSFDKAFDLGVVAGADDVVDGGDIVEIYAPVESFKTIADALHQVRVHPDEAGLRMVARQEIELDVESTLKFMKMIETIEELDDVQDVFHNVKISDEALAALEIS, from the coding sequence ATGTCCGGTCATTCCAAGTGGTCCACCATTAAGCGCAAGAAGGGCGCGGCAGATGCCAAGCGCGGCGCGATATTTACCCGTCTTGCGCGCGAGATTACCATCGCGGCGCGCGAAGGCGGCGACCCTGATGTCAATTTCCGCCTGCGGCTGGCCGTGGATAAAGCCCGCGCCGAGAACATGCCCAAGGACAATATCGAACGCGCCATCAAAAAAGGAACGGGCGAAGACAAGGAAGGGACGGTTTTCGAAGAGATCACCTTCGAAGGCTACGGCCCTCACGGCTCTGCCCTGATGGTGACCTGCGTGACAGATAATCGCAACCGCACGGTTCCGGACATGCGCCATGCATTTACCAAAACCGGCGGCAACATGGCCGAGCCCGGCGCAGTCGGCTGGCAGTTTGACCGCAAGGCGTATTTTTCCTTCCCGTCCGGCCAGTTGTCCTTCGACAAGGCGTTTGACCTGGGTGTGGTAGCGGGCGCTGACGACGTGGTGGACGGCGGCGATATCGTTGAAATCTACGCCCCCGTCGAATCCTTCAAGACCATCGCCGATGCGCTCCATCAGGTGCGTGTCCATCCCGATGAAGCAGGCCTGCGCATGGTTGCCAGGCAGGAGATCGAGCTCGATGTCGAATCAACGTTGAAGTTCATGAAGATGATCGAGACCATCGAAGAGCTGGATGACGTGCAGGATGTCTTTCACAACGTCAAAATCTCGGACGAAGCACTGGCTGCCCTCGAAATTTCTTGA
- a CDS encoding DegV family protein produces the protein MTIIVADTTCGLPRDLLARRGIPLIPQVVMFGEQAFHDDKDLDTATFLQKLKAAKELPKTAAPEPPLYYPIFEEAKKKGGSVIVVAPTGRASGTVRSAQTAALEFPGVDIRVVDTLTISCNLGSLVLVADDMAKAGGSADEIVAKLNDMIPRGRIYFLVDTLEYLAKGGRIGGAKRLVAELLEIKPILQVKDGQVEAFEQLRTKKRALARLAEVTVEQCQGGDEAHLCVLQVEAENEAQSLAAELKSRVNVANIPIYELPPAIVVHAGPGAMGVGFFVQSAGGVV, from the coding sequence ATGACCATTATCGTAGCTGATACCACCTGCGGGCTTCCACGCGACCTGCTCGCCCGGCGGGGAATCCCGTTGATCCCGCAAGTTGTCATGTTTGGGGAGCAGGCATTCCATGATGACAAAGACCTCGATACAGCAACTTTTTTGCAAAAACTGAAAGCGGCAAAGGAATTGCCCAAAACCGCCGCGCCGGAGCCGCCCTTGTATTACCCAATTTTCGAGGAGGCGAAGAAAAAAGGGGGGAGCGTCATTGTGGTCGCCCCGACAGGCAGGGCCAGCGGCACCGTCCGCTCGGCGCAGACGGCCGCGCTGGAATTCCCGGGCGTGGATATCCGTGTGGTGGATACGCTCACGATCTCATGCAACCTCGGATCGCTCGTGTTGGTTGCGGATGATATGGCGAAGGCAGGCGGGTCCGCTGATGAGATCGTGGCAAAACTAAACGACATGATCCCGCGTGGTCGGATTTATTTCCTCGTGGATACACTCGAATATCTTGCCAAGGGCGGCCGCATTGGCGGAGCGAAGCGTCTGGTTGCTGAACTATTGGAGATCAAGCCCATTCTGCAGGTTAAGGATGGACAGGTCGAAGCCTTTGAGCAATTACGGACAAAGAAACGCGCGCTGGCGCGCCTTGCGGAGGTGACAGTGGAGCAATGCCAGGGCGGGGACGAAGCCCATTTGTGTGTGCTGCAGGTCGAAGCGGAGAACGAAGCGCAGTCCCTCGCTGCGGAATTGAAGTCGCGGGTTAATGTCGCAAACATTCCGATCTATGAACTGCCTCCCGCCATCGTCGTTCATGCGGGACCCGGGGCAATGGGAGTCGGTTTTTTTGTGCAGTCGGCGGGCGGGGTGGTATAA
- a CDS encoding MFS transporter has product MSKEHSRYRWFVVAVFFFFMLLHQTDKLMIGSLQVQITDEFEISNTQWGLVNSGALIVATILYPIWGYLYDRYARAKLLSLASFIWGATTWLNALARNFGVFLVTRASTGIDDSSYPGLYTLVADYFGPSLRGKVYGLLQLAQPIGYLVGMILALMIAPMIGGWRSVFFITGGLGLVLALFIYFGVKDIPRGKAEPEFEDMQMTEMQNFKFSWEEAKQIFKKRTMWFVFAQGFAGVFPWNVITYFFFAYLARERGYDEGSILFTMAPVILILASGYFVGGALGDAAFKRTRKGRIIISSIGVLMGAVFITLALNSPIEARNQFFIFMCLTAIFMPLSSANVVATVYDVTVPEVRSTAQATQYFIENAGAAFAPILTGLIADAIDLKTAILLICVVAWGLCFFFYLGALFTIDKDTTDLRGRMAERAKSM; this is encoded by the coding sequence ATGTCTAAGGAACATTCACGTTATCGCTGGTTCGTGGTCGCTGTGTTCTTTTTCTTCATGCTCCTGCACCAGACCGACAAGTTGATGATCGGCTCGTTGCAGGTTCAGATCACCGATGAGTTTGAGATCAGCAACACACAATGGGGGCTGGTGAATTCAGGCGCATTGATCGTCGCCACCATCCTCTACCCGATCTGGGGATATTTATACGACCGCTACGCGCGTGCCAAATTGCTCTCACTGGCTTCGTTCATCTGGGGCGCGACGACGTGGTTGAATGCGCTTGCGAGAAATTTCGGCGTCTTTCTCGTAACCCGCGCCTCCACGGGCATTGACGACTCCTCCTATCCCGGTTTGTATACGCTGGTCGCGGATTATTTCGGTCCCAGCCTTCGTGGAAAGGTGTATGGTCTCCTGCAGCTCGCACAGCCCATCGGCTATCTGGTCGGCATGATCCTCGCCTTGATGATTGCGCCGATGATTGGCGGCTGGCGCTCGGTATTCTTCATCACCGGCGGGCTGGGACTGGTGCTTGCGCTGTTCATCTATTTCGGTGTCAAGGACATCCCGCGCGGAAAGGCCGAACCCGAATTCGAAGATATGCAAATGACTGAGATGCAGAACTTCAAATTCTCATGGGAGGAGGCGAAGCAGATCTTCAAAAAGCGCACCATGTGGTTCGTCTTTGCGCAGGGATTTGCGGGCGTCTTTCCGTGGAACGTCATCACGTATTTCTTCTTCGCCTATCTCGCACGCGAACGCGGCTACGACGAAGGCAGTATCCTCTTCACGATGGCGCCCGTCATCCTCATTCTCGCCAGCGGATATTTCGTCGGCGGCGCGCTCGGGGATGCCGCGTTCAAGCGTACACGCAAGGGACGCATCATCATCTCCAGTATCGGCGTCTTGATGGGTGCGGTTTTCATCACTCTCGCGCTCAACAGCCCCATCGAGGCGCGGAATCAATTCTTTATCTTCATGTGCCTGACGGCCATCTTCATGCCGCTTTCCTCCGCCAACGTGGTCGCCACCGTATACGACGTAACCGTCCCCGAAGTCCGCTCGACGGCGCAGGCCACGCAATACTTCATCGAGAACGCGGGCGCGGCATTTGCCCCCATCCTGACCGGTCTCATTGCCGATGCGATCGACCTGAAGACCGCCATCCTGCTCATCTGCGTGGTGGCATGGGGTTTGTGCTTCTTCTTTTATCTCGGTGCGCTCTTCACGATCGACAAGGACACAACCGACCTGCGGGGCAGAATGGCGGAGCGCGCCAAATCCATGTAA
- a CDS encoding exonuclease SbcCD subunit D, with the protein MRLLHFADAHIDMANYGRHDPVSGLPLRVLDFLKSLDTIVDTAIGRKVDMVIFAGDAYKDRSPAPTFQREWGKRIMRLSQAEIPTLLLVGNHDISPAVGRAHALQEFKTLQVPYVKVLDAPTLLKSEDLWDLPIQVIAMPWIARSGLMAHLEMSAEKPDEIYSHIESRISDLMEDMLSQTDDSLPVILTAHASIEGAKYGGERLVMLGNDLVLSGSLVKNPKFNYVAMGHIHKPQDVNEGSQPPVVYPGSIERVDFGEAKEERFFVIADVEAGKDTSVEWIQLKGVRKFIDRRTVLMSSENVTEALKEALPQPKELSGAIVRLVVEYPREWDSLIDESALRKYAEDTFELHLVKRPQSEARVRIPEGRAVSSLSPLELLEQYFDSAKVTNADELKKLAQEIISDDSPDT; encoded by the coding sequence ATGAGACTATTACACTTCGCCGACGCGCATATCGACATGGCAAACTACGGACGACATGACCCTGTTTCGGGTCTGCCTCTGCGTGTGCTGGATTTTCTCAAATCGCTGGATACCATCGTGGATACCGCCATCGGGCGCAAGGTGGATATGGTCATCTTTGCGGGCGATGCCTACAAAGACCGCTCCCCCGCGCCGACGTTCCAGCGCGAATGGGGCAAGCGCATCATGCGATTGTCTCAGGCGGAAATCCCCACCCTGCTGCTAGTTGGCAACCATGATATTTCTCCCGCCGTTGGGCGCGCGCATGCCTTGCAGGAGTTCAAGACCCTGCAAGTTCCGTATGTTAAAGTTTTGGATGCGCCCACTCTGCTGAAATCTGAAGACCTGTGGGATTTGCCGATCCAAGTCATCGCCATGCCGTGGATCGCGCGCTCGGGTTTGATGGCGCATCTCGAAATGAGCGCCGAAAAGCCCGATGAAATTTATTCGCATATCGAATCTCGAATATCGGACCTCATGGAAGATATGCTCTCACAAACCGATGACTCTCTGCCTGTCATCCTCACTGCACATGCCTCCATCGAAGGCGCGAAGTATGGCGGAGAACGGCTGGTCATGCTCGGCAACGATTTGGTTCTCTCAGGGAGTTTGGTGAAGAATCCGAAATTCAATTACGTCGCGATGGGGCACATCCACAAGCCGCAGGATGTGAACGAAGGCAGTCAGCCGCCCGTTGTTTACCCCGGCTCCATCGAGCGCGTGGATTTTGGCGAGGCGAAGGAAGAGCGCTTCTTCGTCATTGCGGATGTGGAAGCGGGGAAGGATACCAGCGTGGAGTGGATCCAACTCAAAGGCGTGAGAAAGTTCATAGATCGCCGAACAGTTTTAATGTCCAGCGAGAACGTGACCGAGGCTCTTAAAGAAGCATTACCCCAACCGAAGGAACTGTCCGGGGCGATCGTGCGGCTCGTGGTGGAATATCCAAGGGAATGGGATTCGCTCATTGATGAATCTGCGCTGAGGAAATATGCCGAGGATACGTTTGAACTTCATCTCGTCAAACGCCCGCAAAGCGAGGCGCGGGTGCGTATCCCCGAGGGACGGGCGGTGAGCAGTTTGAGTCCGCTGGAATTGCTGGAACAATATTTCGACTCGGCAAAAGTGACCAATGCGGATGAGTTGAAAAAACTTGCGCAGGAAATTATTTCGGACGACTCGCCTGATACTTGA